The DNA segment GCGGGAATAACACAACGTCCGGCAACGGGAACAGAGGAAGTTCCCTAACGGAATAATCGGACACGGACGCCGTGTTGAAGGTTTCCTGATCTTAGGAAAAGACTGTTCCGATCGATGGGATCAGAGCTTCACCTCGATGTCAACACCACTAGGGAGATCAAGTTTCATTAGAGCATCGATGGTTTTTGTTGACGGGCTATATATGTCAATTATTCGACAGTGGGTTCTAGTCTCAAAGTGCTCTCGAGAATCTTTGTCTACATGGGGAGAGCGAAGAACGCAGTAGATTTTACGCTTTGTGGGGAGGGGGATCGGCCCAATGGCAGATGCAGCCGTGGTATCAGCCGTTTCGATAATTTTGTCGCAAGACAAATCGAGCATTCGACGGTCAAACGCTTTCAATCGAATACGGATTTTCTGCTGAGCGATTGCAGTAGACATAGGAGAACTGGAAATGGTGATAAGGGCCAGTAGGAGGCCTGCATGCGATTGTCAAAGTTCAAACCCAACCTAGGCGATGGGAGACTGAAGCCTCACCATCGCCGTCCTCATATGAAGGTGAAAACAGTTGCTAATTACTCGATTATCTTGGAGACCACGCCGGCACCAATAGTGCGACCACCTTCACGAATAGCGAAGCGCATGCCCATTTCCATGGCCACAGGGCAGATTAGTTCACCGGTCATTTGGATGTTGTCACCAGGCATCACCATTTCCACGTTAGAGCCGTCTTCGGAAGTAAAGGCGGTGATTTGGCCGGTAACATCCGTCGTGCGAATGTAAAACTGCGGCCGGTAGCCAGCAAAAAAGGGAGTATGACGGCCGCCTTCTTCCTTCTTTAAAACATATACTTGACCTTCGAATTTGGTGTGAGGTGTGATGGAGCCAGGCTTCACTAGCACCATGCCACGTTCAATATCTTCTTTCTGCATGCCACGCAGCAGCAAACCGACGTTGTCTCCTGCCATCCCTTCGTCGAGCAATTTGCGGAACATCTCTACGCCGGTAACTGTGGTTTTACGAGGCTTGCGGATTCCCACAACTTCGACTTCCTCACCAACCTTGACAACGCCACGTTCGATCCGCCCGGTAGCTACGGTGCCACGGCCAGTGATAGAGAAAACATCTTCAACAGCCATCAAAAATGGCTTGTCAATTTCACGCTCAGGTTCAGGGATATTAGAATCAACAGCAGCCATCAACTCTTCAATCTTGGCTTCCCATTCAGCTTCTCCTTCAATTGCTTTCAGACCTGAGACTTGAACAACTGGAATGTCGTCGCCAGGGAAATCGTAGCTAGACAACAGCTCACGAATCTCCATTTCTACCAATTCGATAATCTCTTCGTCATCAACCACATCGCATTTATTTAGTGCAACAACAAGAGCAGGAACGCCAACCTGCTTGGCCAGAAGGATATGCTCTTTGGTTTGTGCCATAGGGCCGTCCGTAGCGGAGCAAACTAGGATTGCACCATCCATTTGGGCAGCGCCAGTGATCATATTTTTCACATAATCAGCGTGACCAGGGCAGTCCACGTGAGCGTAGTGACGGCTATCTGTCTCATATTCAACGTGTGCGGTATTGATGGTGATACCGCGCTCACGCTCCTCTGGAGCACCATCAATATCTGTGTAATTCTGAACTTGAGCCTGCCCTTTTTTAGCGAGCACATTGGTTATTGCTGCTGTAAGGGTGGTTTTACCGTGGTCAACATGGCCGATGGTGCCGATGTTAACATGGGGCTTGTTCCTTTCGAACTTCTCGCGTGCCATTTGATTTTAAAGAATCAAGGGTGAGATTAGGGGAGTGTAGAGATCAGGAATTGCCCTGATTCTTAGAGATGACGGCTTCGGCCACATTGCGAGGAACATCCTCATAGTGGCTGAATTCCATCGAGAAAATACCCCGACCCTGAGTCATGGATCGGAGTTCGGTGGCATAGCCGAACATTTCAGCTAGAGGAACCTTGGAAGAGACTTTTGAAGTGCCATCATCAATAGCCTGACCTTCAACCTGTCCTCGACGGGAAGATAGGTCTCCTATGATCGACCCGAGAAAGTCCTCGGGGACTTCGACCTCGACCTTCATCATTGGCTCAAGCAGCACTGGATTGCATTTCTTGACCGCGTCTTTAAAGGCCATAGAAGCTGCGATTTTAAAAGCCATTTCCGATGAGTCCACATCGTGATATGACCCATCGACCATGCTGACTTTCACATCAATGAGAGGGAAACCTGCGATAACACCGGACTCGCAGGTTTCTTTCATGCCTTGCTCTGAGGGCTTGATAAACTCTTTTGGAACAACGCCGCCAACAATTTTATTCACAAACACGAAGCCGGATTCAGGCTCACCTGGCTCCATCTCAATTACGACGTGACCGTATTGGCCCTTGCCTCCAGTCTGTCGGGAGAATTTTCCTTCACCCTTTGAGGAACCGCGAATCGTCTCACGGTACGAGACTTGTGGGGCACCGATGTTGGCTTCAACTTTAAATTCGCGCAACATCCTGTCCACCAGGATTTCAAGATGAAGCTCACCCATGCCAGCAATCACGGTCTGGCCTGTTTCATTATCTGTATGGACACGAAACGTGGGGTCCTCTTCCGCAAGCGAAATCAAGGCCTTGGACAGTTTCTCCATATCACCCTTGGTTTTAGGCTCAACTGCCACCGAGATCACTGGTTCAGGCACGAAGAGTGTCTCAAGAACAATGGGGTCATTGGTGGCGCATAGAGTGTCACCGGTTGTGGTGCTTTTTAGGCCAAGCACGGCACCTAGATCGCCAGCCTGGAGTTGATCAACCTCTTCGCGATCGTCTGCTTTCAACACCACCAAGCGGGAGATGCGCTCCTTCACTCCTTTGGTGGAGTTCAATACATAGCTGCCCTTTTCTAGAAGACCGGAATACATTCTAATGAATGTGAGCTTGCCGTAAGGATCAGTCATGACTTTGAAAGCCAGGGCGCTGAAAGGCGCTTTATCGTCAGAAGAGCGAACAGCTTCGCTGCGATCAGGAAGGACACCCTGAATAGGAGGAACGTCAATAGGCGCAGGGAGGTAATCAACAACAGCGTCAAGTACTAGCTGAACACCTTTGTTTTTGAACGCAGAGCCGCAAAGTAATGGTACGAAACCATGCTTTAAAACGCCTGCTCGAATACCTTGCTTGAGATCGTTACTAGAGAGCTCGCCGGTTTCAAGGAACTGCTCTATGAGAGCTTCGTCAGTTTCGGCTACTGCCTCCATCAGAACGGCTCGCCATCTTTCGACCTGATCCTTCATACCAGTGGGGACATCGGTGACTTCGATGTCCTGACCAAGATCGTCTTTGTAGATATGTGCCTTGTTCTCGACGAGATCGATAATGCCGCTCAGTTCGCCTTCGGCACCGATCGGAAGTTGAATGGGGACGGCATTGGCTTTGAGTCGATCCCTAATTTGACCATGAACCTTAAGGAAGTCGGCACCCGTGCGATCCATCTTGTTCACGAACACCATCCGAGGGACGGAATAGCGGTCAGCTTGCCTCCAGACCGTTTCCGATTGGGGCTGGACACCACCAACGGCACAGAATACGGCAATTACACCATCAAGAACGCGCATAGAACGTTCAACCTCAATGGTGAAATCGACGTGCCCAGGCGTGTCGATGATATTGACGCGATGGTCCTTCCAGCTTGTGGAAATAGCCGCGGCAGTAATGGTGATACCTCGTTCTCGCTCTTGGGCCATCCAGTCAGTCACCGCGGCGCCATCATGCACCTCGCCGATTTTGTGAACCACACCTGAGTAAAACAGAATTCGTTCCGTCGTAGTGGTCTTACCCGCATCAATATGAGCGGCGATACCAATGTTTCTGACGCGTTCCAGGGGAAAGGCGCGGGCCACAGGAATACTCCGGGGGTGAAGCGTGAAAAGGCGGGAGCGACTCTACAAGTCAGGCATGAACAATCGTTTATCTCGTCTAGTAGATAGGGCCTAGTAACGGTAGTGAGCGAAAGCTTTGTTGGCTTCAGCCATTTTATGGGTTTCTTCGCGCTTACGAACAGCATTGCCAACCTCGTTTGCTGCATCCATCAGTTCGCCAGCAAGCTTTTGAGCCATGCTGCGGCCATTACGAGCACGTGAAAAACTTACGAGCCAGCGGAGAGCCATGGCAGTACCACGCTCTTGGCGCACTTCCATGGGTACTTGATAAGTGGCGCCGCCAACACGACGAGCGCGAACTTCAACCAAAGGGGTGGTCTTTTTGACTGCTGTCTCGAATAATTCCAAAGGATCGCCACCGGTTCGCTCGTTGATTAAACTGAAGGCATCAGAAAGGATGCGTTGAGCAGTTGATTTCTTGCCGTGCCGAATTAATCGGGCGACCATCATTGTGGCGAGTCGACTGTTGAACTGCGGATCAGGAAGGATTGGGCGCTTTTCAGCAGCGTTGCGACGTGACATAAAAGGGAGATCCTAAAGTGAGAACATTGTGGTCGTGAGAAAATAAAACTTCGGGGTGATCATAGATTATTCCTTAGGAGACTTGGCACCATATTTAGAGCGAGATTGTCGCCGATCTTTCACTCCGGCCGTGTCAAGGCTACCGCGAATGATGTGGTAACGCACACCTGGCAAGTCCTTAACACGTCCTCCCCTAATCAGCACAACAGAATGCTCTTGAAGGTTGTGTCCGATGCCGCCGATGTAAGCAGTCACTTCAAAACCAGAAGTGAGCCGCACACGAGCAACCTTGCGAAGTGCCGAGTTTGGTTTTTTCGGGGTAGAGGTGTAGACACGAGTGCACACTCCCCGCCGCTCGGGGCAAGCCTTCAAAGCCGGTGACTTTGTTTTGACTTTGAGACGTGAACGCTCTGTGCGGATTAGCTGTTGAATAGTTGGCATCGAGAGTCGATGTACGGTCGGACACCCCGACCTGATTTTCGATAATCCAACAGGATACCGGGCGGCAGCACAATCGTCATTGGCGACTAAATGCTCCTCCGCAAGCGCAGGGTTCAACTCCCTCAGAAGTGCGGATTAAAAAACCACCACCGCTAAGGTCGCCCCGATAATCAAGGCATAGGTTTTTGAGGATGACTTGCTGTTCTTTTGGTGCATACAAGGTGACACCGTTGGATCGCGCAATCGCGATCCCAGCAAGACGACCGGGTTGGATTCGGATAATGTGCTGGGCGCACTCCCCTGGAATAACATCTAGGTGCATTAGTCCTGGAGTACCAGCTACTGCAGCCTGGCGCCCTAGTTCGGCAGATGCTGCTGCCGTTAAACGCAGATTGACAGCCATTCTCAGTGAGACAAGCAGTCACTACTCTCGCAAGTGTCTACGATCCAAAAAGGCTTAGAGTCGTTGTGAATATTTAAAATTTGCTGCTTTCCTTGGTCACAATGCTGATTTGCCATCAACAGGATCGCAGAACTGCTATGGCCCATGTCCATTGCATCTCGGAAGCTGAGTTACTCGGCCGTTGAAGCCGTTTCAAGCGGTCCTCCACCGCTACAGTTAGAGTCCATGAAGTTATCTCGGCACTTTAGCGGACCTAGTTGCTCTAAAACAAAACCCAGGTTTCACATGGCTACCTAAGTTGACTTCGTTAAACTGTTCAACAGCCTACAAGTGTAGTTCAAGCGGTTTGGCTTCGAAGTTAGTTATCATGCCCCTCATGTAATCAGCCTTTGCACGCGCCATTAGTTCAAAGCACCACATCTCGATACTGTCGAGAAACGATTGCTACGGTTTGGCCAGACTCAGGTTGTGTAAGTGATAGGTGGCTTAGCTGTAAAACCTCAACAGCTTTCCCTGTTTGACGGAACTTGTTTTAAGTTATCCGCAGAGGTTGGCGCCACCTGAAGGAAGGCATCGGCATCAGTCAGTCTGATGACCCCCTCACGTTTGATTTCATTGTTGAGGGGGGACACACAATCAAACTTCACAAGGCTACAGCCTATTTAGAGCATTTTCAGTTCATTACTACCAAGCACTAAAGTATGCTCAGGCTTTACGGCTAAATGCCTCCAAAAGTTCAAGAGACACCTAGATGTTGAATTTGGTTGATCTCAACCGTTTACAGTCTTTAAGTCGTGTCAATTGTTCGCACCTACCGATTGCGACCAAATGCTAGCTGTCTCTTTTGCCAGGCTTGCTAAGCGCATTTGCAAAGGGGCCTGGGCAGCAGTGTATATAAAGCATTGCTGTTGCTGGGCGCGGTGTGCCGTCTGCCTAGGATCGCCAAACGTGTTGGTTTCTGCAGGAGAAGTCACTGCAGTCCATGCATTTCGTCTGGTTGATGTTTATGTCTGAAGCCATCCGCTCCACAGCTTGGCCTTACAGGGACAGTGTTGCCCCCAATATCATTGGCGGTGAGAAAGACGCCTGTGGTGTTGGTTTTCTTGCTCAGCTTTCAGGGGAAGCCAGCCATTGGGTCTTGCAGCAGGCCCTGCGCGGACTGGGTTGTATGGAGCATCGTGGTGGCTGTGGTGGTGATGGTGATTCCGGCGATGGAGCGGGTATCTTATGCGGGATCCCTTGGACTTATCTAAGGGCAATCTGGCCTGAGGCGGATGAGGCCAAGGGTCTTGGCATGATGTTTATGCCCACCGATCCAACTTGTCGAGCCGCAGTGCGTCGGGTCTGTGACGCCGAAGCAATAATCTTGGGACTAAGCCCACTCGGTTGGCGCGAAGTCCCTGTTGATCAAAACGTTTTGGGGACGTTGGCACAGCGGACGGATCCCTCTATTGAACAATGGCTGCTAGGAGGAACTGCAGTAGGCGACACCCTTGAAGCGCTTCTTTTACGTCTTAGAAGACGTGTAGAAGCTCGTGTA comes from the Synechococcus sp. M16CYN genome and includes:
- the rpsJ gene encoding 30S ribosomal protein S10, encoding MSTAIAQQKIRIRLKAFDRRMLDLSCDKIIETADTTAASAIGPIPLPTKRKIYCVLRSPHVDKDSREHFETRTHCRIIDIYSPSTKTIDALMKLDLPSGVDIEVKL
- the tuf gene encoding elongation factor Tu, with product MAREKFERNKPHVNIGTIGHVDHGKTTLTAAITNVLAKKGQAQVQNYTDIDGAPEERERGITINTAHVEYETDSRHYAHVDCPGHADYVKNMITGAAQMDGAILVCSATDGPMAQTKEHILLAKQVGVPALVVALNKCDVVDDEEIIELVEMEIRELLSSYDFPGDDIPVVQVSGLKAIEGEAEWEAKIEELMAAVDSNIPEPEREIDKPFLMAVEDVFSITGRGTVATGRIERGVVKVGEEVEVVGIRKPRKTTVTGVEMFRKLLDEGMAGDNVGLLLRGMQKEDIERGMVLVKPGSITPHTKFEGQVYVLKKEEGGRHTPFFAGYRPQFYIRTTDVTGQITAFTSEDGSNVEMVMPGDNIQMTGELICPVAMEMGMRFAIREGGRTIGAGVVSKIIE
- the fusA gene encoding elongation factor G, yielding MARAFPLERVRNIGIAAHIDAGKTTTTERILFYSGVVHKIGEVHDGAAVTDWMAQERERGITITAAAISTSWKDHRVNIIDTPGHVDFTIEVERSMRVLDGVIAVFCAVGGVQPQSETVWRQADRYSVPRMVFVNKMDRTGADFLKVHGQIRDRLKANAVPIQLPIGAEGELSGIIDLVENKAHIYKDDLGQDIEVTDVPTGMKDQVERWRAVLMEAVAETDEALIEQFLETGELSSNDLKQGIRAGVLKHGFVPLLCGSAFKNKGVQLVLDAVVDYLPAPIDVPPIQGVLPDRSEAVRSSDDKAPFSALAFKVMTDPYGKLTFIRMYSGLLEKGSYVLNSTKGVKERISRLVVLKADDREEVDQLQAGDLGAVLGLKSTTTGDTLCATNDPIVLETLFVPEPVISVAVEPKTKGDMEKLSKALISLAEEDPTFRVHTDNETGQTVIAGMGELHLEILVDRMLREFKVEANIGAPQVSYRETIRGSSKGEGKFSRQTGGKGQYGHVVIEMEPGEPESGFVFVNKIVGGVVPKEFIKPSEQGMKETCESGVIAGFPLIDVKVSMVDGSYHDVDSSEMAFKIAASMAFKDAVKKCNPVLLEPMMKVEVEVPEDFLGSIIGDLSSRRGQVEGQAIDDGTSKVSSKVPLAEMFGYATELRSMTQGRGIFSMEFSHYEDVPRNVAEAVISKNQGNS
- the rpsG gene encoding 30S ribosomal protein S7, which translates into the protein MSRRNAAEKRPILPDPQFNSRLATMMVARLIRHGKKSTAQRILSDAFSLINERTGGDPLELFETAVKKTTPLVEVRARRVGGATYQVPMEVRQERGTAMALRWLVSFSRARNGRSMAQKLAGELMDAANEVGNAVRKREETHKMAEANKAFAHYRY
- the rpsL gene encoding 30S ribosomal protein S12, giving the protein MPTIQQLIRTERSRLKVKTKSPALKACPERRGVCTRVYTSTPKKPNSALRKVARVRLTSGFEVTAYIGGIGHNLQEHSVVLIRGGRVKDLPGVRYHIIRGSLDTAGVKDRRQSRSKYGAKSPKE
- a CDS encoding AIR synthase, with protein sequence MAVNLRLTAAASAELGRQAAVAGTPGLMHLDVIPGECAQHIIRIQPGRLAGIAIARSNGVTLYAPKEQQVILKNLCLDYRGDLSGGGFLIRTSEGVEPCACGGAFSRQ